Within the Miscanthus floridulus cultivar M001 chromosome 2, ASM1932011v1, whole genome shotgun sequence genome, the region gcgtgtaatcgagaacaagaaggcaacagagacacatgagttatataggttcaggccatcggtacgacgtaataccttactcctgtggtttgttggtttgcattagctatcgtatgatttgccgtgaattcgtagggggtcccttcctgccttatatagtctgggggcaaggttataagtcggttagatctgagagataactggaaagtaataacagattacaagaaacatgggatcgtatatatcctatcagatctcgtaacatctttaggatatcctctccgtgccttgcgggggtcgccgagcagaatcgtgccccgcaaggctccttcttgcgggctagaccacccctagaggtatagcccatgtgacctgtcatggatatccagggtcgtaccccccacagctagtccccgagcgccttgtacccgttgagcaacgccatcttgagactttctgagcaggtgcgaaccaagaccgagctgtccaaatcgtggtccgaccaccataaggagtAGCCGATCAGTCGTGAGCAACTACCGAGCAGTGTacaacatcgccgagcagtgtgttctgagcacggcttgtcataagggtgtaaggagctcaagtccaaaattaaaaattcctgcatggtaaagtgaagtgtgcccacttagaatccaaAAACAATGATAAAGATACCTAGTTTATCCTTTGGATGCTCAGAGGctttcagaaaaacaaacacattcaccgcaaggtgaagtgtgcctacttagtccccgagcctgacagtaggtgacgtagtcacgtggtgccaggctcaaaaATTAGTGAACCATccaagcaggtagccagtccccgagcgtagcctcgagacaaaaaacgagcacattcaccgcaaggtgaagtgtgcccacttagtccccgagcctgatagtaggtgatgtagtcacgtggtgccaggctcaaaaAGCAGTGAActgtccgagcaggtagccagtcctcgagtttctggcgtagatatcggataaatcaaattgCGGCGAGAAATTCGGAGTAATGGCCATTCagtatcagttactaagcctcattaGAATGCGGAGAATTCGGAGAAAGTGGCGGTGATAAATCAGCGGCGTGGGCTACTGTGAcgcgatagcccaagttgcggcccatcaAACCATTTTGGAGGAATCGATGTAGCGCTGATCGCAGGAACGGTTTCCTAAAAACCCTCAGAGTTAAGGCAGAGTGGGGGAACTGCTTTATAACCGCCCTGCCACtcacatcgcctcctacctccgTCAAACCACCCTACTTCCTGCCTTCGCAATCCCTGTGCTTCACCTTCCGCATCAATCGCGAGCATTCCCCTTAAACCCTAGGACCAAACCATAGGAGATGGCGCCGAAAAAAAGAGCCATaaagccgaagaaagtggccacTGGAGGTAGCCGCGACAAGGAGTGGGTGTCGTCGAGGACGTCGGCGGCTGATCTCgataagatggtggcggcgggcgttatCCCCGACCGTCTTACTGCTGGATGGCGGCTAgctagcggtgagcccttcccgacaccacatactgacgaggctgtagtatttgaggattatttctggcgagggttagggtttcctgtccacccttttctgagggatcttatggagttttgagcgattagcctctgtaatctgcacccgaacaccattctgcatgtttctatcttcatccatttctgcgaggcatttctcggtgttctgccgcacttcaacctcttcaggcacttgttctgtctgaagaagaaggggggcagcggttcaaaggtggtcggcggcgtgtacctgtagctcagggatgggatggccagcgagtaTATCAACATTCCACTAaatacctccctgaaaggttggaactctagatggttctatatcaaacagagTCACCCGTTGATTCGATGTGACGTCCACTACATCCCGGTTAACCATAGTAACTAGttggagagacccaacaacgctGAAATGGAGTAGGTAATGGAACTTCTGGAATTGAGTAAAggcttggagcttaggggtgaactggttgcagctagtttcatagttcggcgcattcaaccctgcaaagagagggcccacccggcgttcgactttaaaggtgacaacgacggtgCCTGTGAAAGCACGGACCGCCTGTCGAAGAAAGAAGTGATGGAccgtgccatggatctatttTCTTCGAATGTCTTGTTTAGCTGGCCTAAAGggacgaaggctttcaactgcaccaacccgcctcctcaggtaaccatttcgCTTCGCGTGTATCAAGCAATAATTGCCGAGCATAGGACTGACTCACTTATGAAAAGAttcattcgcaggatagggcaatatacttttcaaacgtgCCGAGAGCCAATTGGCCACAAGGAGTAGATCCTCGGCGGCCACTGTAGCATGAAGAAGGTGAGCCGAGctcctcgtcggatagtccatccccagtgttAGAGAAGGTCCACGGGAAGAGACCGGTAGTAGACGAGTTggcccaaaaaaggagaaaaaccaccagctctcatgcacacaaaccaggaGGCATCTCGCTTGGAGAAGACCGAGCAGTTCGACCGCGATGAACTACTATGATGGAGTGGTCGGATGATAACGAAGACCAGTCAGCACTTCCACCGAGCACGACGGAGGTGCCGGCGGATAGTGTCGCTCCCAGGCATCGAGCAGGGGAAAGTTATGGTCGGGCAACGGCGGACGCCCCAGCGATGCAAACTACCGAAGCCCCCAAACAACGCACGGAAGGTGGGGCCACCGAGCACCAAGAGGAGCAGCAGCCTGCTGCGGATGCGCAGGAGTCCTCCCACAAGGTCGACCAAGCGGTCGCGCCTGGGGGGTCGGGCAGGCATCGCTGATTCAGGAAAATCAATCGAAAGACCAAACTGTGAGTATATGTGCCTTGGAGTAATTATATTGTTCTTTGATTTCACCTTTTTACTGAGAAGCCGATATGACACAGTGCGACGCCAAGGCCTGTGACCTCAGAAGAAAGGATGACGACTACCCCCGTCCAGGAGTCCCCGAGTGTTCGGCGAATAGAGGACGAGCCAGCCGCCGTTCCCAGCTAACTTGGCGATGGTGAATCGTTGGCGCATACGATGGGAGCATCGGCGACCACAACCGTGGCTATGACCGAAAAGGTCATTACCGTGGAAACAGAAACTACGACTACTGTTGATGCGCCGGAGGTAACAGACACCACCCCGTCAACTGCTAAGGAGCAAACGTCGTCACCCGCAGTGGTGCCaggggtggtcggagcggcgGTCCGACCACAGAGCCCCCTGAAGGTGCCCCAAGCGACGATGGAGGAGGACAAGGTCATGGAGATCGAGCGCGCCGTGCCTGAGCCTCAGTCCGTCTGGATTCTCCGAAAAcgcggggaagaggtggtagtcgtcgaggaagaaaacaccaccagagagataaagaggctgaaatccgccgtcgccggagttatgactcaaatcgaggtgagtgccaCGCCAATAACACCGATAAATGTTGTCGGAAGATCGAGGTTTATCTTTTGCACTGTTAATCCGTAGGGGATAGCTCGAGCAGCTGAACAACGGCACCAACTGATAAagcggatggagcccctcaccgaggaaaataagatactccgggaggctttaagtctttcaaaaaaagtattcagagggcccatcgggagcgggaccttgcggagtcgaatgctcgggaccttgaacatcaaaaCGGGGTTCTATCCGAGCGACTAACAGCGTCgtccgagcagctgaagaagacatccgaggagctggcaattgcgtccgaggaacttaagaagatgtccgagcagttgagcaagaaaaacgTAGAACTCAATAGTAAAACTGAAcagctcgaccggaagtgccagcagttggaggatgcatccaagctgaaatcgggtattctttttcacataatgtgctTTGTAGTAAGTAGCCGTATTATTTTTTTTGTGTCTTATcttttgtgcttgcagagcaagatgcagaactaaACCGGCTTTGCCAGACCATCGAACAAATCCGTCAAGAGAAAACGAAGGAGTCGGATCGAGCCGATAAACTGGCCGAAGAATTGAGAGGTAGGTTTCCCCTGATCGGAAGTGACGCCATAACTCTTTTTTGCCgtgacgaaccattgtaattcttgcagattatcgacataaaaccaaggcacagttcgatgtgctggtgcaagaagccaaagtccagaaggacaacttcaacactataactgccgcAATAAAACCCGTGCTGGACTACGTCGACGTTGAACCGACGCCCCAtcctgatggtaggcagcaagggccagacaccatcgtTCAGAGATGCAAAGCAGCGTGggaaaacttcaaaaacttcaatcGGGACGtcgttttgaccgccgctactcatgccctttcggtggttcggtcccattatccgtccATCGACATCTAGTTGATAGGTAGTGGGTtcgccgatgggctgagcgacgcgcaGACCCAACAGCTGGAGGATGACATTGAGGATGTGGCAAaagtgcttgtcggcgatatagatcTGTTTGGCGAAACCGAAACTGCTGGCGAAGCTTAAAGAACTGCTCGGATATTACCGCCTGTAATACATGATTTATCTTGCTAAGAAGAATCTGTGTATTAACAACCTAATGCGCTTTTTCCTAATATTTGTTGTGTTCGATCTTTTAGTTTGCACTGAACTAGATGCCTTAGTTAGGTTGCGATTTGTAACGCATAACGCGGAGCCCGTGCGTATGTTGGAGAAATAGGCGTTATCATAAGACCACGTCCTGCCGGCCAACATGTCGAGCACCGAGCTCATGGTATGTTTGGTGGGGTGTTAGAGCCTTGTTGCCCTCCAGAGTTACTATTGCGAAAAAACGTTCTGCCCAGCAGCCAACGTGAATAACGTGGCGAGAGAAATGGCTAAAGCGGCGTCCGAGCGGTTAGTTCATAACTGAAATCCAGGCCTTGActggcccatagtccataacattgagcgcGGAGGCGCTGACACACGTAGGATGAACGGGCATGGCCacggaaccgcagccgaccaaccgtaacgcaGAGGGCGGAGCCCCTGAGCACGTGTAGGCTGTAGTCAGGGACTGGGTCgtttccatagaaaacagaaggaaAATAGGTGTGCTGTTTGACGAACGGTGGGCTATGTTGCGAAAATTGAAAGTGCAACATTGTCGTTGTTTTTGTAGGAAGACCTACGCATCCCGGAGGAAgcatagtaggcgatttttggaaaaatcgtgttcggtgatttggaggaatcgtgctcagCGATTTTAGAGAAATCGTGCTCAGCGATTTTGGAGAACTCGTGCTCGGTGATTTTGGAGAAGTCGTGCTcggtgattttggagaaatcgtgctcggcgattttggagaaatcgtgctcagcgattttggagaaatcgtgctcggcgattttggACGTATTAGTCGAGCGTATTGGAGGCCATCGCGGTGTGGCTTACATCTCGCTAATGGTAGTTGGAGCTTATGATGGAGGAAAAAATGTagagaaattatggagaccataactttattaatattaaagtaaagaatacatatctatattatttcaggggtagaaacatataaggtgctctatgtgccaagAGTTGGGAACGTCGAGTCCATCTAAATTGCATAgtcgataagaccctggtcgagtaacaccttttatgatgtaagggccctcccatggtgaagacatcttgtgaagcccttcggttttttgtttccgacgtaagacgaggtcgccgatcatgaacgaacgacctttgacgttacggttgtaatacctccgcagaccttcgaGATACTTGGTTGTGTGAACGCAAGTAATCaggcgttcttccttggcccgatcaatgtcttctgtccgaacagctgctgCCTGGTCTTCGTCATAgttttctactctaggtgctcggaatgcaatatctGCTGGAAGTATgtcctctgagccgtagaccataaaatatggagatacgccggtactacgactagcttgagtgcacagtccctagaccatggctagtagttctttgagccatctgcccgggtgcttctcctctttctgatagagccttttcttgagggcgtcgaggatcataccgttagctcgctcgacctgaccgttagctctatgatgagcaacggaaacgtatttaacCAAGATGCATCTgtcctcgcagaagtcccaaaaatgatggccggtaaaagttgtcccgaggtcggtgatgatgctattcgggagactgaatctgtgtatgatgtcctcaaagagctcgactgcttttttagcagtagctacgacgagtggtttgtattcgatccacttggagaacttatcgatggcgacgtacacataccggaaacctcctggcgcaggtttgaaaggcccgatcatatccagtccccagcatgcgaatggccaggaagctagaatggtttgtaattcttgtgccggcacgtgtatttgcttggcaaaaaattgacatccctcacatcgtcggacgagatcttctgcatcgttaatggccatgggccagtagaagcctgctcggaaagctttgccgaccagtgtcctcgaagccgcatgattgccacaggagccagagtgaatttcagataatagcttcacaccgtcgtcttggatgatgcatttctacagtatcccctccttggcactcttcctcatcaggctaccatCCACCAACACatagtgcttacttcggcgaattagtcgtTCGGTTTCGATTTTGTCGGCGGTTACTTCACcgttggagaggtacttgatgaattgttccctccaatcagcgATCTGTGAAGGTATCGTGagcaccaactgctcggcagggggtacttgtacaacttccttgtcttccttaatggatggtgtcaagaggtcctgaaTGAAGATCCCCGCCGGAGCCATGGTACaagaagatcctatcttcgatagttggtcggctatttggttttgatctcgtaccacgtggtggtacttgatgccgtagaattttccttccagCTTCCTGATTTCTGCGCAGTAagtgtccatcttctcactggaacaggaccaatctttattgagttgattgataaccagcgcagaatccccatataccataaggcatttgacaccgagctcaacggctatacggaggcggtggagacatgcttcgtactcCGCGGCATTGTTAGAGACCGGGAAGTGTATGCGAAGAacgtatcggagtttatcctttgtcggtgtgatgaacagaatgcctgcaCTGGCTCCATTAATATtaagggcaccatcgaagtacatcacccagtgctcggggcaagtggcgacaacgggttcttggatttcggtccactcagcgatgaaatcagcgagcgcctacGACTTTACGGTCggcctgcttctgaagtcaatggagtaggtgccgagctcaacagcccacttgatgatacgaccattggcctctttatttcgGAGAATGTCTCCTAgggggaactcggtgaccacggcgatcttgtagtattcgaagtaatgtcgaagcttgcgtgaggtgattaagattgcatataacagcttttgcacctgaggatagcgagttttgggctcattaagtacctcactgatgaaatagaccagatgttgtaccttgtaggcgtgtccagtttcctcgcattcgacgacaatagccgtactgacaactcgagaagtggcggcgatgtaaaccagtagagtttcatctgtttgtggcgctgtcatgattggaggttttgttaaaaacaatttgagctacttgaaagctgtgtctgcctccttcgaccaagaaaaaagctcggaggccttgagaagcttgaagaaaggcagccctttttcaccgaggcacgagataaatcggcttaacgcagccatgcagcctgtgagcttctgtatatccttgacacacgtcggtcatttcatgttggtgatggcggagactttgttggggtttggttcgatgccccaagcgctgacgatgtagccgagcaggataccggatggaactccaaagatgcactttgaagggttcagcttccatcggtatttgcttaggttggagaaagtttcttctaGATCGgagataagattgtcggcggttctagtcttgacgaccatgtcgtcgatgtaggcttcgatgttgcggccgatctgttggtcgaggcatgtctagatagccctttggtaggtcgcgccggcgttctttagtccaaaggacatagtggtgtaacaatatgcaccgaaaggcataatgaacgatgttttaacctggtcttcctccttgagggagatctaatggtagcctgagtaatagtcgagaaaggagagcaactcgcagcTGGCGGTGGAGTCGACAACCTTGTCTATCcaaggcaagccgaaggggtctttagggcagtgtttgttaagatcagtataatcaacacacattctccattctttattctttttcttaacaagaacaggattagctagccaatctagatgatacacttcttttataaatctggctgctaaaagctattttatttctaccctaattgcctcctttttgtccggcgcgaatcatcgaagtttctgcttgatcggcttagcggtcggcgagatgttcaaggagtgctcgatcttctcccgtggtacccctggcatgtctgcaggtttccaagcaaacacatcggcgttggcacgtaggaaggagatgagcgtgctttcctatttggggtcaaggtgagccccaattttcaccatcttggaagggtcgttgaggccgaggccgatctccttgacttccttggacttggcggaggcccagggaggctctaggatctccatgtcatttGCAGATGCGTTCTTGGCTTTggcgaccacgctggccatctggatggagaggttgatGGCTTCAGCGAGGGCAAGACTTTCcatctcgcaggcgtaggcgataGAGAGGTTGGCCTGTAGAGACAGGACtccagcaggcgaaggcatcttcaacactagatacgCATAGTGTGGAATGGtcatgaacttggtcagagccgggcgccctagtatggcgtggtaggcggtgtcgaagtcggcgacataaaagttgatatgctccactctgtagttggttgccgtgccgaactgtactagtagggtaatttcccctagtggtctggatgccctaccgagcaccacaccccaaaaggaggagtctgaaggcatgaggtctgttgtcctgagtccgagctcccttagggccccgacaaagagtagattcaaagcgctcccaccgtcgacgaggactttcctgaagagcaccttctgaacAGTCatgtcaaggacgaggggaaaacgccctgtgtagggtatgtctgcccactggtcggccctattgaaggtgatggagattttGGACCACGGGCGATAACTGGGGTTAGCGGTAGTTTCTTCTAAAGCTATGGTGAGCACTCatcgggcggtgagcttccgttcccttctactTTCATTGGAGGCgagacccccgaagatggtggcgaccactttgtcgtggtcctagaaggcgttattattatcccctggtggtcggcgtcctccatTCCCACCATTATCAtcattgtactttttctcctggaattccttagccaaaccaaggcaatctttcatcttgtgtttggcgttcttgtgtagGGGGGCACGGACCGTCTAGATTCTTTTTGTACTGCTCGTTGTAGTTACACTTTGCgcgcggctcattgacgttggtgacaaagtgatctggtcggcggcggcgattctgaccgggtttgaatccatctggccgatcacgtccgctgtcccggtggaaactacggtcgtcgtagcggcgatcgTTGTACTATCGGTTATTGTTGCGGTCATCGTGGCGGTGAACGTTGTGCTGTCGATCGTCATTGCGGTCGTCATGGCGGCGAGACGGGCAATTAGTGCCCGTGTCTTTGTTAAAACGCACCTccacttcctcggcgtcggcgtactgattggctgttgtgatcatctcgccgatgccggtgggtggctttctattgaacttagaacggagttctcggtgatgaagttcttggatgaaggcggtgatgacttcggcctccgtgatgttgggaatagaat harbors:
- the LOC136536833 gene encoding uncharacterized protein; the protein is MGASATTTVAMTEKVITVETETTTTVDAPEVTDTTPSTAKEQTSSPAVVPGVVGAAVRPQSPLKVPQATMEEDKVMEIERAVPEPQSVWILRKRGEEVVVVEEENTTREIKRLKSAVAGVMTQIERAHRERDLAESNARDLEHQNGVLSERLTASSEQLKKTSEELAIASEELKKMSEQLSKKNVELNSKTEQLDRKCQQLEDASKLKSEQDAELNRLCQTIEQIRQEKTKESDRADKLAEELRDYRHKTKAQFDVLVQEAKVQKDNFNTITAAIKPVLDYVDVEPTPHPDVCRFKHGGDLGELGRLREVSEFIGSHGQISARSLENVVAVNAEEFFVEVVMKGPSL